In the genome of Sorangium aterium, one region contains:
- a CDS encoding DUF2169 domain-containing protein, protein MKLRNETRHPAQLLRTASARSDDHMLGCAIARPTFRVAGGALVATPDEPWPISGEPVATALGKMPGDKPFYMGGIDVLLGGKVRQPGGAARQRLDVELEVGRTFRRRIAVFGDRSWAPGAGGALVPSEPESFVSMELDYGRAFGGTCPTDYGLDMPFTPNPSGRGFYLDAKSALGKPLPNLEDPNRLLRSFGDSPDPVGLGYYPAEGALRVKAATSAVAPDPSRLTPDRAPEFKVGHRDILPTFFNMGHPGMMIEPGGEPRPGDGIRLTHGLRGGDLAFAMPDLRMHIHVQLEEREYVFPMHLDQIGIVAGEGRVFFSLRCVFEYHVRKEERRTATLYDGPLPALIPGIYRIAHDP, encoded by the coding sequence GTGAAGCTTCGCAACGAGACAAGGCACCCGGCGCAGCTCCTCAGGACGGCGTCGGCGCGCAGCGACGACCACATGCTGGGCTGCGCGATCGCGCGGCCCACCTTCCGGGTCGCCGGCGGCGCGCTCGTCGCCACGCCCGACGAGCCGTGGCCGATCTCGGGCGAGCCCGTCGCGACGGCGCTCGGCAAGATGCCCGGGGACAAGCCGTTCTACATGGGCGGGATCGACGTGCTGCTCGGCGGGAAGGTGCGCCAGCCCGGCGGCGCGGCGAGGCAGCGCCTCGACGTCGAGCTCGAGGTGGGCCGGACCTTCCGGCGGCGGATCGCCGTCTTCGGCGACCGCTCCTGGGCGCCCGGGGCCGGCGGCGCCCTGGTCCCGAGCGAGCCGGAGTCGTTCGTCTCGATGGAGCTCGACTACGGGCGCGCCTTCGGCGGGACGTGCCCTACCGACTACGGGCTCGACATGCCCTTCACGCCCAACCCGTCGGGGCGAGGGTTCTACCTCGACGCGAAGAGCGCCCTCGGGAAGCCGCTGCCCAACCTCGAGGACCCGAACCGGCTGCTCCGCTCGTTCGGCGACTCCCCCGATCCCGTCGGCCTGGGCTATTACCCCGCCGAGGGCGCGCTCCGCGTGAAGGCCGCGACGAGCGCCGTCGCGCCGGACCCGAGCCGGCTCACGCCTGACAGGGCGCCCGAATTCAAGGTGGGGCACAGGGACATCCTCCCCACGTTCTTCAACATGGGGCACCCGGGCATGATGATCGAGCCAGGCGGCGAGCCGAGGCCGGGCGACGGGATCCGGCTCACGCACGGCCTGCGCGGCGGGGACCTCGCCTTCGCGATGCCCGACCTGCGGATGCACATCCATGTGCAGCTCGAGGAGCGGGAGTATGTGTTTCCCATGCACCTCGATCAGATAGGGATCGTCGCGGGGGAAGGGCGGGTGTTCTTCTCCCTCCGCTGCGTGTTCGAGTACCACGTCCGCAAGGAGGAGCGGCGCACCGCGACGCTGTACGATGGCCCGCTGCCGGCGTTGATCCCGGGGATTTACCGGATCGCGCACGACCCGTGA
- a CDS encoding type VI secretion system Vgr family protein codes for MAPPLVRARLTIDGLKTSLEVKELSGAEAMSQLYAFDITVECADTDLDLDALVAESAVLTLDHGASARHLHGIVSGFEQVHTSEHRAAYRATLVPEVWLLDQRYDCRIFQGVTTAEVIERVLKLGGVRRYEIVLQRSYEARDVCVQYRESDWAFLSRLMEEEGIFYYFEHTDAGATLMISDTAQVHSPISPEELRYRSVTGALHTGEGIDSFRFAQRVRPGKVTTRDVPFENPASVVDTAAEKGRHTDLAVFAYPASPAAEVRLDALQATAAVGQGEACSVRLAPGARFRLEDHPRESFNAEYLVTRLEHAARFDSKEGYRCTFECVPAGVAFRPPCRTPKPRIAGPQAATVVGTQGAEIETDGDGRVRVRLHWDRNGSASENACWVHVAQMASGAGYGAMHIPRVGSAVLVEFLDGDPDRPIVTGRVYTVVSPYPYALPAEKTRSALRTQSTPGGGGYNELRFEDQSGREEVYLRAQRDLKVEALNDARRNVGGDDALAVTGDRTKTVGGAEAVTVAGARTVTVGAAETRTVAADQTTSVGADSWLSVAGDHTASVVGDRRDIVAGDRSACVGGDESVKVSGDRTVVVTGAHAISSLDDESRRVTGNLTLSIGGTMQQVVDGHCTLSAGSLEWAVTDGALEMTCAGEVRVESEQEVQIGGPDLALFADSTIRIRAQKKIVLEIGNSTDAEGKSAKIEITSDGIYVTNGSATEKLDGGTVRLNC; via the coding sequence GTGGCACCGCCCCTCGTCCGCGCACGACTCACGATCGATGGACTCAAGACCTCGCTCGAGGTGAAGGAGCTCTCAGGCGCGGAGGCGATGTCGCAGCTCTACGCCTTCGACATCACCGTCGAGTGCGCCGACACCGACCTCGACCTCGACGCGCTCGTCGCCGAGTCGGCCGTGCTGACGCTCGATCACGGCGCCAGCGCCCGCCACCTGCACGGGATCGTCAGCGGGTTCGAGCAGGTCCACACGTCGGAGCACCGCGCCGCCTACCGCGCCACCCTGGTGCCGGAGGTCTGGCTCCTCGACCAGCGGTACGATTGCCGCATCTTCCAGGGCGTCACCACGGCCGAGGTCATCGAGCGGGTGCTCAAGCTCGGCGGCGTCCGGCGTTACGAGATCGTGCTCCAGCGCAGCTACGAGGCGCGCGACGTCTGCGTCCAGTACCGCGAGTCGGACTGGGCGTTCCTCAGCCGCCTCATGGAGGAAGAGGGCATCTTCTATTACTTCGAGCACACCGACGCTGGCGCGACCCTGATGATCTCCGACACGGCGCAGGTCCACTCGCCCATCTCCCCGGAGGAGCTCCGGTATCGGTCGGTGACGGGGGCGCTCCACACGGGAGAAGGCATCGATTCGTTCCGCTTCGCGCAGCGGGTCCGGCCGGGGAAGGTCACGACGCGCGACGTGCCGTTCGAGAACCCCGCCTCGGTCGTGGACACGGCGGCCGAGAAGGGGCGCCACACGGACCTCGCCGTGTTCGCGTACCCGGCCAGCCCCGCGGCGGAGGTCCGCCTCGACGCGCTCCAGGCGACCGCCGCCGTGGGACAGGGCGAGGCCTGCTCCGTGCGGCTCGCGCCCGGCGCGCGGTTCCGGCTCGAGGATCATCCGAGGGAGAGCTTCAACGCGGAGTACCTCGTCACCCGGCTCGAGCACGCGGCCCGGTTCGACAGCAAGGAGGGGTACCGCTGCACGTTCGAGTGCGTCCCTGCCGGCGTCGCCTTCCGGCCCCCGTGCAGGACGCCAAAGCCGCGCATCGCCGGCCCGCAGGCCGCGACCGTCGTCGGGACGCAGGGGGCCGAGATCGAGACGGACGGCGATGGGCGCGTGAGGGTCAGGCTGCACTGGGATCGCAACGGCAGCGCCTCGGAGAACGCGTGCTGGGTCCACGTCGCCCAGATGGCGTCGGGGGCCGGCTACGGGGCGATGCACATCCCGCGCGTCGGGAGCGCGGTGCTCGTCGAGTTCCTCGACGGCGATCCGGACCGGCCCATCGTGACCGGCCGGGTGTACACGGTCGTGAGCCCCTACCCGTACGCGCTCCCCGCCGAGAAGACCAGATCGGCCTTGCGGACGCAGAGCACCCCGGGAGGCGGCGGGTACAACGAGCTCCGCTTCGAGGACCAGTCAGGCCGGGAAGAGGTCTACCTCCGCGCCCAGCGCGACCTCAAGGTCGAGGCCCTGAACGACGCGCGCCGCAACGTCGGCGGCGACGATGCGCTCGCGGTGACGGGCGACCGCACGAAGACCGTCGGCGGCGCGGAGGCGGTGACGGTCGCGGGCGCGCGCACCGTGACCGTGGGCGCGGCCGAGACCAGGACGGTGGCCGCGGATCAGACCACCTCGGTCGGCGCCGACAGCTGGCTCTCGGTCGCGGGCGACCACACGGCGAGCGTCGTCGGGGACCGCCGCGACATCGTCGCCGGGGACCGCAGCGCGTGCGTCGGCGGGGACGAGTCGGTCAAGGTCAGCGGCGATCGGACGGTCGTCGTCACCGGGGCGCACGCGATCTCTTCCCTGGACGACGAGTCGAGGCGTGTCACGGGCAACCTCACCCTCTCGATCGGCGGCACGATGCAGCAGGTCGTCGATGGGCACTGCACGCTCAGCGCGGGCTCGCTCGAGTGGGCGGTGACCGACGGCGCGCTGGAGATGACGTGCGCCGGAGAGGTGCGCGTCGAGTCGGAGCAGGAGGTCCAGATCGGCGGACCCGATCTCGCCCTGTTCGCCGACTCGACGATCCGCATCCGGGCCCAGAAGAAGATCGTCCTCGAGATCGGCAATTCGACCGACGCCGAGGGCAAGTCCGCGAAGATCGAGATCACCTCGGACGGGATCTACGTGACCAACGGGAGCGCCACGGAGAAGCTCGACGGCGGCACCGTGCGCCTGAACTGCTGA
- a CDS encoding RNA recognition motif domain-containing protein, with amino-acid sequence MGNRLYVGNLSFNTTRETLESAFAAAGEVREIAMPTDRETGQPRGFAFVTMGTAQAANSAISQLNGAMLDGRALKVNEAQERPARGFGGGGGRDRY; translated from the coding sequence ATGGGAAATCGTCTCTACGTAGGAAATCTTTCGTTCAACACCACCCGCGAGACCCTCGAGTCCGCGTTCGCCGCGGCCGGCGAGGTCCGTGAGATCGCGATGCCGACCGACCGCGAGACGGGGCAGCCGCGCGGCTTCGCGTTCGTGACCATGGGCACGGCTCAGGCCGCGAACAGCGCCATCTCGCAGCTGAACGGCGCCATGCTCGATGGCCGCGCGCTGAAGGTCAACGAAGCGCAGGAGCGTCCGGCGCGCGGCTTCGGCGGCGGCGGCGGTCGCGACCGGTACTGA
- a CDS encoding NADPH-dependent FMN reductase yields the protein MLKVAIILGSTRPGRNGEAVAKWVHDVAAKKGGADYELVDIKDFDLPLLDEPAPPSMGQYTKPHTKAWAAKIDPFDAFVFVTPEYNHGTSGALKNAIDYLYKEWNNKAAGFVSYGSAGGSRAVEQLRLVMAELQIADVRAQVMLSLFDDFENFSVFKPRPRHEKSVGALLDQLIAWAGAMKTLRAG from the coding sequence ATGTTGAAGGTGGCGATCATCCTGGGGAGCACGCGGCCGGGCCGCAACGGCGAGGCTGTCGCGAAGTGGGTGCACGACGTGGCGGCGAAGAAGGGCGGCGCCGACTACGAGCTCGTCGATATCAAGGATTTCGACCTGCCGTTGCTCGACGAGCCGGCGCCCCCGTCGATGGGACAGTACACGAAGCCTCACACCAAGGCCTGGGCGGCGAAGATCGATCCGTTCGACGCCTTCGTGTTCGTCACGCCGGAGTACAACCACGGCACCTCGGGCGCGCTCAAGAACGCGATCGATTACCTGTACAAGGAGTGGAACAACAAGGCGGCTGGCTTCGTGAGCTACGGCAGCGCGGGAGGCTCACGCGCCGTCGAGCAGCTCCGGCTCGTGATGGCCGAGCTCCAGATCGCGGACGTGCGCGCGCAGGTCATGCTCTCTCTGTTCGACGACTTCGAAAATTTCAGCGTGTTCAAGCCCCGCCCCCGCCACGAGAAGTCCGTCGGCGCCTTGCTCGATCAGCTGATCGCGTGGGCCGGCGCCATGAAGACGCTGCGCGCCGGGTGA